Proteins encoded together in one Quercus lobata isolate SW786 chromosome 3, ValleyOak3.0 Primary Assembly, whole genome shotgun sequence window:
- the LOC115981316 gene encoding uncharacterized protein LOC115981316, which produces MGRHCFYVYYDTEQYFHDLHGLSYKGESVKQKFIELKWGTHLRKMHRKIMEALRLDKESHKISTVYRAPQILVSTQVVYNSNPLGCDADVDMMWAVIKRTPQFIASDLYVTVEAVGFHGSASSQHASGVEEPHSLSVDVHPPFAYATPFSYNNQPCSAVDHLDNTKVVGATNTHDLGGSTHTYEHVQADMDGEIDIDASRDVYEEFIDTDGPVDDAEVLDVPLIENNVEDCLTIVPIPEWFTSNTWDNINDPSPALGTGHLTSWHKGDHPARGMLFKNKASVQYVLTLYSVEHNMQYKVIKSDTNRLVVRCKNEACLWSIQVNCSKKHRMWVINTCKGPHSCSSLQLPTDGRMMDSKFISIALEKYVREDLTRKVRDLRSMLHARHGNDVTMYKVWEAKQKAVARIYGDFDKSYAELPRFLAALSDANLDTVTTLKCDPHVPGTCIFNSAFWAFGPCIRGFRHCRPVISIDATHLYGKYKGKLLIAMAIDGNNEVYPLAFAVVESESMETWGWFLACLLTYVTDRTNLCIISDRHRGIQSCFDDTTRGYLQPPLTHHRYCLRHLVSNVNTNFNSVPLKNLVWNAATANQVRKFENTMDCIKNVNPAAYDYLKEVNQEKWTLVHDYGHRYGTMTTNLSECFNGVLKGARSLPITAMVKFTFYKVNSYFDERRNKTLEKLEEGQVWCKYAYDKFEENQEKAKLHIVRRMSAQQRLYTVETQSSLLNIGGGDHTHRVSLTDMTCTCGKWEANKIPCSHLIAVCAKHNHDATEYMDHFYRLEERYHSYEPIFQPLKDSLEWPEPAERRTVMPNQRLIREKGRPKSTRIRNEMDDEDRELPTSLWIENGPKLKCGLCHQEGHNRRTCPTRNVASTSHGAM; this is translated from the coding sequence ATGGGTCGTCACTGCTTCTACGTTTACTATGATACGGAACAGTATTTCCATGACTTGCATGGGCTGTCCTATAAAGGCGAGTCAGTGAAGCAGAAGTTCATTGAGTTGAAATGGGGAACACACTTGAGAAAAATGCACCGGAAGATAATGGAAGCTCTACGGTTGGACAAGGAGTCACATAAGATATCCACTGTGTACCGTGCCCCCCAGATACTTGTGAGTACTCAGGTTGTCTACAACTCAAATCCGTTGGGTTGCGATGCTGACGTGGACATGATGTGGGCAGTGATTAAGCGGACCCCCCAGTTCATAGCGTCCGACTTGTATGTAACTGTTGAGGCTGTTGGGTTCCATGGTAGTGCAAGTTCACAGCATGCCAGTGGGGTGGAAGAGCCACACTCATTGTCGGTTGACGTGCATCCTCCCTTTGCCTATGCCACGCCTTTCTCCTACAATAATCAACCATGTAGTGCGGTTGATCATTTGGACAACACCAAAGTGGTGGGCGCCACCAATACACATGATCTGGGAGGGTCTACTCACACATATGAGCATGTCCAAGCTGATATGGACGGGGAAATTGATATTGATGCCAGCCGAGATGTGTATGAAGAGTTCATTGATACAGATGGACCAGTGGACGACGCGGAGGTCTTAGATGTACCACTGATCGAAAATAACGTGGAGGATTGCCTTACAATAGTTCCTATCCCAGAATGGTTCACATCAAACACATGGGACAATATTAATGACCCATCACCTGCATTGGGTACAGGACATCTTACAAGTTGGCATAAAGGTGACCACCCAGCAAGGGGGATGCTATTCAAGAATAAAGCCTCTGTTCAATATGTGTTGACCCTCTACTCTGTGGAGCATAATATGCAATACAAGGTCATCAAGTCTGACACCAATAGGCTGGTAGTGCGGTGTAAGAATGAGGCATGTCTGTGGTCAATTCAGGTCAATTGCAGCAAGAAGCACAGGATGTGGGTTATCAATACATGTAAGGGTCCCCATAGTTGCTCATCCCTCCAGCTACCAACTGATGGCCGGATGATGGATTCAAAGTTCATCTCCATTGCACTTGAGAAGTATGTACGGGAAGACCTAACCCGAAAGGTAAGGGACTTGCGTAGTATGTTGCATGCAAGGCATGGGAATGATGTAACTATGTACAAGGTTTGGGAAGCCAAACAGAAGGCAGTTGCACGTATTTACGGGGATTTTGACAAGTCGTACGCAGAATTGCCACGATTTCTAGCTGCATTGTCTGATGCAAATCTGGATACTGTGACCACATTAAAGTGTGACCCCCATGTCCCGGGGACTTGTATATTCAACTCCGCGTTTTGGGCTTTCGGTCCGTGTATTAGAGGGTTCAGGCATTGCAGGCCGGTGATAAGCATAGATGCAACGCACCTCTATGGCAAGTACAAAGGAAAGCTGTTGATAGCAATGGCAATAGATGGTAACAACGAGGTTTATCCACTCGCATTTGCCGTTGTCGAAAGCGAGAGCATGGAGACATGGGGATGGTTCTTGGCATGCCTGTTGACCTATGTTACAGACCGCACCAATTTGTGTATAATATCCGACAGGCATCGTGGGATACAATCATGCTTCGATGACACCACTAGGGGCTACTTGCAACCACCCTTAACCCATCACCGGTATTGCCTCCGCCATTTAGTAAGCAATGTTAACACTAACTTCAATAGTGTGCCGTTGAAGAACTTGGTATGGAACGCAGCAACTGCGAATCAAGTTAGGAAGTTTGAGAACACCATGGATTGCATCAAGAATGTCAACCCGGCTGCGTACGACTATCTTAAGGAGGTAAATCAAGAAAAGTGGACACTTGTACATGACTATGGGCACCGATATGGGACAATGACAACCAACCTGTCAGAGTGCTTCAATGGGGTACTTAAGGGCGCACGTAGCTTGCCCATAACTGCAATGGTGAAGTTTACATTTTACAAGGTGAACTCATACTTTGACGAACGTCGAAACAAAACCCTAGAGAAGTTGGAAGAGGGGCAAGTGTGGTGCAAATATGCCTATGACAAGTTCGAGGAAAATCAAGAGAAGGCGAAGCTCCATATTGTTAGAAGGATGAGTGCGCAACAACGGTTATATACAGTGGAGACACAGTCTTCACTATTGAACATTGGCGGGGGAGATCACACCCATAGGGTTTCCCTCACAGACATGACATGCACGTGCGGCAAATGGGAAGCAAACAAGATCCCTTGTTCCCACTTGATAGCAGTTTGTGCCAAACACAACCATGATGCCACTGAGTATATGGATCATTTCTACCGCCTTGAAGAACGGTATCACAGCTATGAGCCTATATTCCAACCACTAAAAGATAGCTTAGAATGGCCGGAGCCAGCAGAAAGGAGAACCGTGATGCCAAACCAGCGGTTGATCCGTGAGAAAGGTCGGCCAAAGTCCACGAGAATCCGTAATGAGATGGATGACGAGGATAGGGAGTTGCCAACCTCATTGTGGATTGAGAATGGACCAAAGTTGAAGTGTGGGTTGTGTCACCAAGAGGGTCATAACCGTCGTACATGTCCAACTCGAAATGTGGCTTCAACAAGCCATGGTGCTATGTAG
- the LOC115981317 gene encoding B3 domain-containing protein At4g01580-like — MASQWRRDNDDGPADRSPHFFKIILPNAVQEGKLRIPDKFVQKFGVDLSDMAFLTIPNGRKWKVKLTQHAGGVWFQNGWSEFASSHGVAVGHLLVFKYEGNSQFHVLIFDATATEIDYTLDDELQVHRIEDDESDDSSVEIIKHFYRGEGSGSAHPKKDGGVAKNLVIANAFKSENPLFTVIMRPSYVNGKDRASLPQDIINYLPRDGFTKDYTKASILPVKLQIVDRLWPVKLYIYERSGGSSCVVSAGWSAFVRENSLQVGDVCVFELIMRDGVVLNVHIFKCQD; from the exons ATGGCTTCTCAATGGCGGAGAGACAACGACGATGGTCCTGCTGATCGGTCCCCACACTTTTTCAAGATTATTCTGCCGAATGCTGTTCAAGAAGGAAAGCTT CGGATTCCAGATAAGTTCGTGCAGAAATTTGGAGTGGACCTGTCAGATATGGCCTTTCTCACTATTCCAAATGGTAGAAAATGGAAAGTCAAGTTGACACAACATGCTGGGGGGGTTTGGTTTCAAAATGGTTGGTCCGAATTTGCAAGCTCTCATGGTGTAGCCGTGGGGCACTTGCTGGTTTtcaaatatgaaggaaattcacAGTTTCATGTACTCATATTTGATGCCACTGCAACAGAAATAGACTATACTTTAGACGACGAACTCCAAGTTCATAGGATCGAAGATGATGAGAGTGATGACAGCTCTGTTGAAATCATCAAACACTTTTATAGGGGAGAGGGTTCAG GATCAGCCCATCCTAAGAAAGACGGTGGTGTAGCTAAAAATCTTGTTATAGCCAATGCTTTTAAATCAGAAAATCCCCTTTTCACTGTTATCATGCGTCCATCCTACGTTAATGGCAAGGATCGTGCG AGTTTACCCCAAGACATTATCAACTACTTACCAAGAGACGGGTTTACCAAGGACTACACCAAAGCAAGTATACTCCCTGTCAAGCTCCAGATTGTGGACCGATTATGGCCTGTGAAGCTATACATTTATGAACGAAGTGGGGGTTCATCATGTGTCGTATCAGCTGGTTGGTCTGCATTTGTGAGGGAAAATAGTTTGCAAGTAGGAGATGTTTGCGTATTTGAGCTGATTATGAGGGACGGTGTTGTGTTAAACGTCCACATTTTCAAGTGCCAAGACTAA